In Primulina eburnea isolate SZY01 chromosome 3, ASM2296580v1, whole genome shotgun sequence, one DNA window encodes the following:
- the LOC140827766 gene encoding 70 kDa peptidyl-prolyl isomerase-like, translated as MDDDLEFPAAGNYDIGMDDDSDLPVEDPVPKVGEEKEIGENGLKKKVLKEGEGWETPNSGDEVEVHYVGTLLNGEQFDSSIDHGMPFNFKLGQGHVIKGWDEGIKTMKKGEKALFVIPPELAYGESGSPPTIPPNSTLQFEVELLSWISVKDITKDGGILKKVLKQGEGWQNPRDLDEVFVKYEVQLEDGTLVSSKDGVEFTVKDGHLCPALSKAVKTMKKGERALLIVKSEYGFGENGSKAVGDECVVPANATLQINVELVSWKRVSDIVNDNKILKKILKEGEGYEHPNDGATVQVKLIGKLLDGTVFARQGHDEESPFEFKVDEDEVIEGIDRAVKTMNKEEVALLTIQPEFAFGPSESRQELAVVPGNSVVYYDVEMVSFVNEKESWELSKEEKIPAAGKKKEEGNRWFRAGKYKRASKRYEKAVAFIDYESSFSDEEKEQAKALKVTCNLNNAACKLKLKEFKEAKNLCNKVLETDVDNVKALYRRAQANIFLVELELAELDVKKVLELNPDNRDVKSVYKLWKEKVREYNRKDARFYSNIFAKMKTLEQVEATDTPTRRGGVRMAVERLKGVLLPFLSGKDLQTAASESNDRAVHSANRARAFKVWLISLLTILVAVYWSVFKKK; from the exons ATGGACGATGATCTTGAGTTTCCAGCTGCTGGGAACTACGATATAGGAATGGACGACGATTCTGATCTTCCAGTTGAAGACCCGGTTCCCAAAGTTGGAGAAGAGAAAGAGATTGGAGAAAATGGGTTGAAGAAGAAGGTTCTGAAGGAAGGTGAAGGGTGGGAAACTCCCAATTCTGGAGATGAAGTTGAAG TTCATTATGTGGGTACTTTGCTGAATGGTGAACAGTTTGATTCGAGCATTGACCATGGCATGCCAttcaattttaagttaggaCAAG GACACGTTATAAAAGGATGGGATGAAGGTATCAAGACAATGAAGAAAGGGGAAAAGGCCCTCTTTGTCATCCCACCAGAGCTGGCCTACGGAGAGTCTGGATCTCCTCCGACAATACCTCCCAATTCTACTCTTCAGTTTGAAGTTGAATTGCTCTCTTGGATAAGCGTCAAAGACATAACCAAGGATGGAGGAATACTGAAAAAAGTACTCAAACAAGGAGAGGGTTGGCAGAATCCTAGAGATCTGGATGAAGTGTTTG TCAAGTACgaagttcaacttgaagatGGAACACTTGTTTCCAGCAAGGATGGGGTAGAGTTCACTGTTAAAGATG GCCATCTCTGCCCTGCTCTGTCCAAAGCTGTGAAGACGATGAAGAAGGGAGAAAGAGCACTGCTCATTGTTAAGTCAGAAT ATGGATTTGGAGAGAATGGTAGTAAAGCCGTTGGCGATGAATGTGTTGTGCCAGCAAATGCTACACTTCAAATAAATGTGGAATTGGTCTCATGGAAAAGAGTTTCCGATATTGTCAATGACAACAAGATTCTGAAAAAGATCTTGAAGGAAGGAGAGGGTTATGAGCATCCAAATGACGGTGCAACTGTACAAG TGAAATTGATTGGGAAGCTACTTGATGGAACTGTTTTTGCAAGACAAGGTCATGATGAGGAGTCGCCATTTGAGTTCAAGGTTGACGAAG ATGAAGTGATAGAAGGGATAGATAGAGCAGTGAAGACAATGAATAAAGAGGAGGTTGCACTTCTGACAATTCAGCCAGAGTTTGCATTTGGACCATCTGAATCTCGACAAGAGCTAGCTGTTGTACCTGGCAATTCTGTTGTATATTACGATGTTGAGATGGTTTCCTTTGTGAAT GAAAAGGAGTCCTGGGAATTGAGTAAGGAGGAGAAAATACCTGCTGCAGGAAAGAAGAAAGAGGAAGGGAACAGATGGTTTAGAGCAGGAAAGTACAAGCGAGCCTCAAAGAGATATGAAAAA GCTGTTGCGTTCATTGATTATGAGTCCTCTTTCAGCGACGAAGAGAAAGAGCAGGCAAAAGCACTCAAAGTCACCTGCAATCTCAACAATGCAGCTTGCAAGCTGAAACTTAAGGAATTCAAAGAGGCAAAGAACCTGTGCAATAAAGTGTTAGAAACTGATGTTGATAATGTTAAAGCTCTTTACAGAAGAGCACAGGCAAATATTTTTCTGGTTGAGTTGGAGTTAGCAGAACTAGACGTCAAGAAAGTCCTTGAACTCAATCCAGACAACAG GGATGTGAAATCAGTGTACAAACTTTGGAAGGAGAAGGTAAGAGAATACAACAGGAAGGATGCCCGGTTTTATAGTAACATCTTTGCAAAAATGAAGACATTGGAGCAGGTAGAGGCTACG GATACACCCACAAGACGTGGGGGAGTTCGAATGGCTGTAGAGA GATTGAAGGGAGTTCTTCTACCATTTTTATCCGGAAAAGACCTCCAGACTGCAGCTTCGGAGAGCAATGATAGAGCCGTTCATTCTGCGAACCGTGCAAGAGCTTTCAAAGTGTGGCTAATATCCCTACTAACCATACTTGTTGCAGTATATTGGTCAGTGTTCAAGAAAAAGTAA